A window of Aquitalea denitrificans contains these coding sequences:
- a CDS encoding pyridoxal phosphate-dependent aminotransferase, whose product MTRFARHLEHHTIVNPFPGIVKLETALGHRIKTRIGSNESLPDPVSPLAGELGKVLAEMARLYPDPYAHALRERAAKLNGVSPAEVLFDTGADSLILLALRLTCNPGDAVVTTAGTYPSFRYFAEGVGARVLEVPYCQRGQHMRPDLARLAEVARAEHASVLYLANPDNPTGHYWQAEDICSLRAALPPHTLLLLDEAYVDFCTDAADAPPAGILPHTLRLRTLSKAYALAGLRVGYAIASADIIAKADQIRPQYALSSIAQTAAQIVLDDPDYSRKLVAQTITLRHHLSHALYDQGLTPLPSHTNFVCVAYPDAQQAEAIQRHLLQSGIAIHRPQHPAVRHMLRITAHPQATSARVLAALAGQLD is encoded by the coding sequence ATGACCCGTTTTGCCCGCCATCTGGAACACCACACCATCGTCAATCCCTTTCCCGGTATCGTGAAACTGGAAACCGCACTCGGGCATCGCATCAAGACCCGTATCGGCTCCAATGAAAGCCTGCCGGACCCGGTGTCGCCACTGGCGGGTGAACTGGGCAAGGTCCTGGCGGAAATGGCCAGGCTGTATCCCGATCCTTACGCCCACGCACTGCGTGAACGGGCAGCAAAGCTTAACGGTGTGAGCCCGGCGGAAGTGCTGTTCGATACCGGTGCCGATAGCCTGATCCTGCTGGCATTGCGACTGACCTGCAACCCTGGCGACGCCGTGGTCACCACCGCTGGCACCTATCCCAGCTTCCGCTACTTTGCCGAGGGTGTGGGCGCACGCGTGCTGGAAGTGCCCTATTGCCAGCGTGGTCAGCACATGCGACCTGATCTGGCCCGGCTGGCCGAAGTAGCCCGCGCCGAGCATGCCTCGGTACTGTATCTGGCCAACCCCGACAATCCCACCGGCCATTACTGGCAAGCCGAGGATATCTGCTCCTTGCGCGCCGCACTGCCGCCGCACACCCTGCTGCTGCTGGACGAGGCCTATGTCGATTTCTGTACCGATGCCGCCGATGCGCCCCCCGCCGGCATCCTGCCGCACACCCTGCGCCTGCGCACCCTGTCCAAGGCCTATGCACTGGCCGGTCTGCGCGTGGGCTATGCCATTGCCAGCGCCGACATCATCGCCAAGGCCGACCAGATCCGCCCGCAATATGCGCTGTCCAGCATTGCCCAGACCGCGGCACAAATCGTGCTGGACGACCCGGACTACTCGCGCAAACTGGTGGCACAGACCATCACCCTGCGCCATCACCTCAGCCATGCCTTGTACGATCAGGGCCTGACCCCGCTGCCATCGCACACCAACTTTGTCTGCGTCGCCTATCCGGATGCGCAGCAGGCCGAGGCCATCCAACGCCATCTGCTGCAAAGCGGCATCGCCATTCACCGCCCGCAGCACCCGGCCGTGCGCCACATGCTGCGCATCACTGCCCATCCGCAGGCCACCAGCGCCCGTGTACTGGCTGCGCTGGCCGGTCAGCTCGACTAG
- a CDS encoding VOC family protein — protein sequence MMKFAYTIVYVADVAGSLAFFETAFGFSRRFLTPEGDYGELDTGDTTLSFASKALALSNHPQGFRFADDGALPLGVEIALATDDVMAAHQAALAAGASELAAPQVKPWGQTVSFLRCPDGMLLELCSPVTP from the coding sequence ATGATGAAATTTGCCTACACCATTGTTTATGTGGCGGATGTTGCCGGTTCGCTGGCATTTTTTGAAACGGCATTCGGCTTTTCCCGCCGCTTTCTCACCCCGGAAGGCGACTATGGCGAGCTGGACACCGGCGACACCACCCTGTCCTTTGCCAGCAAGGCGCTGGCCCTGAGCAATCATCCACAGGGTTTTCGCTTTGCCGATGATGGCGCACTGCCGCTGGGGGTGGAAATCGCCCTGGCTACTGATGACGTGATGGCGGCACACCAGGCCGCACTGGCTGCCGGTGCCAGCGAACTGGCGGCACCACAAGTCAAACCCTGGGGCCAGACGGTATCTTTCCTGCGTTGCCCGGATGGCATGCTGCTGGAGTTATGCAGCCCGGTCACACCTTGA
- a CDS encoding DEAD/DEAH box helicase → MHTTTSQRLAWRILANEAGIRLTPCIQQPEGAGWSRGRVLPLGRLLDQAAQWDWLSAQDRLVISQLERTHQLADGSSLAELEGEAALPLLLGHPALFWEEQPDQPVTLEAGQISLLLHKQQQQMVLQLSPPGIAACQHCLWQRSGLNSLLVYWPGPEIRQLAALLGHRLSVPLAARKKLLEAIGDMLPWLPVELVEADDGADLPAMQADPRLFAVLTPLPEGLRLQLRCRVAEQAAWYPPGRGPWQQVALLQGQAVRLQRQLSEEKQALAALLEDCPALAAARPDPDGVLQWLLASQQQALQVVQQLQQLQAIAPARLECVWPQGQRMRIQAQAGLPQLRLKTKRKNGWLEVTGEVQVDEDRVLQLRQLLEALATQPGQYLRLSEQDWLVLSDSLQARLQQLARLADHAMTDGLCLSLLAAPLLAGLSEDIGQFDGDAGWQQLQQGWDSLRTFHPTVPATLQASLRPYQLQGFAWLSRLAHIGAGACLADDMGLGKTVQTLALLLSRAHLGPQLVVAPTSVALNWLAEAARFAPSLRLRPYQQQRDLSTVGQQDLVIASYGLLQLQADDFADVHWASVVLDEAQAIKNAATKRAQAAQSLRADFRLAASGTPVENHLGELWSLFRFITPGLLGNEERFQQRFAQPIAEGDEEARATLKALIQPYLLRRTKAQVLTELPPRTDITSRIALSEQELHVYEAMRQQALQKLAEVDSQDKKTMQVLAELTRLRRFCCHPALLQADTALPASKFAFFCQLMTELLDNGHKALVFSQFVDHLALARQWLDQQGIAYQYLDGATPGKQRKARMDAFQAGEGDVFLISLKAGGTGLNLTAADYVIHLDPWWNPAVEDQASDRAYRMGQQRPVTVYRLVAENTIEEKIVALHAEKRALADSLLEGGDLVARLDGEALLALLQSF, encoded by the coding sequence ATGCATACCACTACCTCGCAGCGCCTGGCCTGGCGCATTCTGGCCAATGAAGCCGGTATCCGCCTCACCCCCTGCATCCAGCAGCCAGAAGGCGCTGGCTGGAGCCGTGGCCGGGTGCTGCCGCTGGGGCGCTTGCTGGATCAGGCCGCACAGTGGGACTGGCTCAGCGCGCAGGACCGCTTGGTGATAAGCCAGCTTGAGCGCACCCATCAGCTGGCCGATGGCAGCAGTCTGGCCGAGCTGGAAGGTGAAGCCGCCCTGCCGCTGCTACTGGGTCATCCGGCCTTGTTCTGGGAAGAACAGCCCGATCAGCCGGTCACGCTGGAAGCAGGCCAGATCAGTCTGCTGTTGCACAAGCAGCAACAGCAGATGGTGTTGCAACTGAGCCCGCCCGGCATTGCCGCCTGCCAGCATTGCCTGTGGCAGCGCAGCGGGCTGAACAGCTTGCTGGTGTACTGGCCGGGGCCGGAAATCCGCCAACTGGCCGCGCTGCTGGGCCATCGCCTGAGCGTGCCCTTGGCCGCGCGCAAGAAGCTGCTGGAAGCCATTGGCGACATGCTGCCCTGGCTGCCGGTGGAACTGGTGGAGGCGGATGATGGTGCCGATCTGCCCGCCATGCAGGCCGACCCGCGGCTGTTTGCCGTTCTCACCCCGCTGCCCGAGGGACTGCGCCTGCAACTGCGCTGCCGGGTGGCGGAACAAGCCGCCTGGTATCCGCCGGGGCGCGGGCCATGGCAGCAAGTGGCCTTGCTGCAAGGACAAGCGGTGCGCTTGCAGCGTCAGCTAAGTGAGGAAAAACAGGCACTGGCGGCCTTGCTGGAGGATTGCCCGGCATTGGCGGCGGCAAGGCCCGACCCGGATGGCGTGCTGCAATGGTTGCTGGCCAGTCAGCAACAGGCTTTGCAAGTCGTACAGCAGTTGCAGCAATTGCAGGCCATTGCCCCGGCGCGGCTGGAATGTGTCTGGCCGCAAGGCCAGCGCATGCGCATCCAGGCCCAGGCCGGCTTGCCGCAGCTGCGGCTGAAAACCAAACGCAAGAACGGCTGGCTGGAAGTGACCGGTGAAGTGCAGGTGGATGAAGACCGGGTGCTGCAATTGCGTCAGTTGCTGGAAGCGCTGGCCACTCAGCCCGGTCAGTATCTGCGCCTGTCCGAGCAGGACTGGCTGGTGCTGTCCGACAGCCTGCAAGCCAGGTTGCAGCAATTGGCCCGGCTGGCCGATCACGCCATGACTGACGGTTTGTGCCTCAGCCTGCTGGCCGCCCCGCTGCTGGCCGGGCTGAGTGAGGACATCGGCCAGTTTGACGGCGATGCCGGCTGGCAGCAGTTGCAACAAGGCTGGGATAGCCTGCGCACCTTTCATCCAACAGTCCCCGCCACCTTGCAAGCCAGCTTGCGGCCCTATCAATTGCAAGGCTTTGCCTGGTTGTCCCGGCTGGCGCATATCGGTGCCGGGGCCTGCCTGGCCGACGACATGGGGCTGGGCAAGACGGTGCAGACGCTGGCGCTGTTGCTCAGTCGTGCGCATCTGGGCCCGCAACTGGTGGTGGCACCCACCTCGGTGGCGCTCAACTGGCTGGCCGAGGCCGCCCGCTTTGCCCCCAGCCTGCGCTTGCGCCCTTATCAACAGCAGCGCGACTTATCCACAGTCGGGCAGCAGGATCTGGTGATTGCCAGTTACGGCCTGCTGCAATTGCAGGCGGACGATTTTGCCGACGTGCACTGGGCCAGCGTGGTGCTGGACGAAGCGCAGGCCATCAAGAATGCGGCTACCAAGCGCGCGCAGGCGGCACAAAGCCTGCGGGCGGATTTCCGCCTGGCTGCCAGCGGCACGCCGGTGGAAAACCATCTGGGCGAATTGTGGAGCCTGTTCCGTTTCATCACTCCCGGCCTGCTGGGTAATGAGGAGCGCTTCCAGCAGCGCTTTGCCCAGCCCATCGCCGAGGGCGATGAAGAAGCCCGCGCCACGCTCAAGGCGCTGATCCAGCCCTATCTGTTACGCCGCACCAAGGCACAGGTGCTGACCGAGCTGCCGCCACGCACCGATATCACCAGCCGCATTGCGCTGTCCGAGCAGGAGCTGCATGTCTACGAGGCCATGCGCCAGCAGGCCTTGCAAAAGCTGGCCGAGGTGGACAGCCAGGATAAGAAGACCATGCAGGTGCTGGCCGAACTGACCCGCTTGCGCCGCTTCTGCTGTCACCCGGCCTTGCTGCAAGCGGACACCGCCCTGCCCGCCAGCAAGTTTGCCTTCTTTTGCCAGTTGATGACCGAGCTGCTGGACAATGGCCACAAGGCGCTGGTGTTCAGCCAGTTTGTCGATCATCTGGCGCTGGCGCGGCAATGGCTGGATCAGCAAGGTATTGCCTACCAGTATCTGGACGGTGCCACGCCGGGCAAGCAGCGCAAGGCACGCATGGATGCGTTTCAGGCCGGTGAGGGTGATGTGTTTCTGATCAGCCTGAAAGCCGGCGGTACCGGGCTGAACCTGACGGCGGCCGACTACGTGATTCATCTGGACCCATGGTGGAACCCGGCGGTGGAAGACCAGGCCAGCGACCGCGCCTACCGCATGGGCCAGCAACGGCCGGTAACGGTGTACCGGCTGGTGGCGGAAAACACCATTGAGGAAAAAATCGTCGCCCTGCATGCGGAAAAACGCGCACTGGCCGACAGCCTGCTGGAAGGTGGTGACCTGGTAGCCAGACTGGATGGCGAGGCGCTGCTGGCGTTGTTGCAGTCGTTCTGA
- a CDS encoding amino acid ABC transporter permease: protein MNYHWDWGIFFKSTGVGSEIYLNWFVSGLGWTIAVALAGWIIALLLGSVLGVMRTLPGKLLPTIATTYVELFRNVPLLVQLFIWYFLVPDLLPTPLEMWFKQGISPATSAYLSVVVCLGLFTAARVCEQVRTGIQALPRGQNNAAQAMGFTTVQTYRFVLLPQAFRIIIPPLTSEFLNIFKNSSVASLIGLMELLAQTKQTAEFSANIFEAFTLATLIYFVLNMSLMGFMAWVEKRVRIPGMMGGSK, encoded by the coding sequence ATGAATTACCACTGGGATTGGGGCATTTTCTTCAAGTCCACCGGTGTCGGCAGCGAAATCTACCTGAACTGGTTTGTGTCCGGTCTGGGTTGGACCATTGCCGTGGCGCTGGCGGGCTGGATCATCGCCCTGCTGCTCGGTTCGGTGCTGGGCGTGATGCGCACCTTGCCGGGCAAGCTGCTGCCCACCATCGCCACCACCTATGTCGAGTTGTTCCGCAACGTACCGCTGTTGGTGCAGCTGTTCATCTGGTACTTCCTGGTACCGGATTTGCTGCCCACGCCGCTGGAAATGTGGTTCAAGCAGGGCATCAGCCCGGCGACCTCTGCCTATCTGTCGGTGGTGGTCTGCCTGGGTCTGTTTACTGCTGCACGGGTGTGCGAACAGGTGCGCACCGGCATTCAGGCGCTGCCGCGCGGCCAGAACAATGCCGCTCAGGCCATGGGTTTCACCACGGTACAGACTTACCGCTTTGTGCTGTTGCCGCAGGCCTTCCGCATTATCATTCCGCCGCTTACCAGCGAGTTCCTGAACATTTTCAAGAACTCCTCGGTGGCGTCCTTGATCGGTCTGATGGAGCTACTGGCCCAAACCAAGCAGACCGCCGAGTTTTCCGCCAACATCTTTGAAGCCTTCACTCTGGCAACGCTGATCTACTTTGTTCTCAACATGAGCCTGATGGGTTTCATGGCCTGGGTGGAAAAGCGGGTACGCATTCCCGGCATGATGGGAGGTAGCAAATAA
- the hemL gene encoding glutamate-1-semialdehyde 2,1-aminomutase, with amino-acid sequence MSRNLELFERGKKTIPGGVNSPVRAFGSVGGTPRFVKKALGAHFWDADDKQYIDYIGSWGPAIVGHAHPTVIKAVQDVAVDGLSFGAPTEAEIEIAEEICKLLPSVEQVRLVSSGTEATMSAIRLARGFTGRDAIVKFEGCYHGHSDSLLVKAGSGLLTFGNPSSGGVPADFTKHTLVLEYNNVEQLERTFQEIGDQIACVILEPIAGNMNLIKPSAEFVQTLRALTEKHGTVLIYDEVMTGFRVDLGCAQALHGVKPDLTTLGKVIGGGMPLAAFGGRADIMGCISPLGNVYQAGTLSGNPVAVAAGLTTLKLIQEPGFHATLSRRTARLAQGLAEAAKEAGVSMVTDSVGGMFGIYFCDAVPTSYAQVTASDRERFNRFFHAMLDEGVYLAPSAYEAGFVSIAHTDEIIEQTIAAARRALARI; translated from the coding sequence ATGTCCCGCAATCTCGAACTGTTTGAACGTGGCAAGAAAACCATCCCCGGTGGTGTCAATTCGCCGGTACGGGCCTTCGGCTCGGTAGGCGGCACGCCGCGCTTTGTGAAAAAGGCGCTGGGCGCACACTTCTGGGATGCCGACGACAAACAGTACATCGACTACATCGGCTCCTGGGGCCCGGCCATCGTCGGCCACGCCCACCCCACCGTGATCAAGGCGGTGCAGGATGTGGCGGTGGATGGCCTGTCCTTTGGCGCGCCCACCGAAGCGGAAATCGAGATTGCCGAAGAAATCTGCAAGCTGCTGCCCTCGGTCGAGCAAGTGCGACTGGTATCGTCCGGTACCGAAGCCACCATGAGCGCCATCCGTCTGGCGCGTGGTTTCACTGGCCGTGACGCCATCGTCAAGTTTGAAGGCTGCTACCACGGTCACTCCGACAGCCTGCTGGTCAAGGCCGGTTCCGGCCTGCTCACCTTTGGTAATCCTTCTTCCGGTGGTGTGCCGGCCGACTTCACCAAGCACACCCTGGTGCTGGAGTACAACAACGTCGAGCAGCTGGAACGCACCTTCCAGGAAATCGGCGACCAGATCGCCTGCGTCATCCTGGAGCCGATCGCCGGCAACATGAACCTGATCAAGCCGTCGGCAGAATTCGTGCAAACCCTGCGCGCCCTCACCGAAAAACACGGCACGGTGCTGATCTACGACGAAGTGATGACCGGTTTCCGCGTTGATCTGGGCTGTGCCCAGGCGCTGCACGGCGTCAAGCCGGACCTCACCACCCTGGGCAAGGTGATTGGCGGTGGCATGCCGCTGGCGGCTTTTGGTGGCCGCGCCGACATCATGGGCTGCATCTCGCCGCTGGGTAATGTCTACCAGGCCGGCACCCTGTCCGGTAACCCGGTGGCCGTGGCCGCCGGCCTCACCACGCTGAAGCTGATCCAGGAACCGGGCTTCCACGCTACTCTCAGCCGCCGCACCGCCCGTCTGGCACAAGGCCTGGCCGAAGCTGCCAAAGAGGCGGGTGTCAGCATGGTCACCGACAGCGTGGGCGGCATGTTCGGCATCTACTTCTGCGATGCCGTGCCCACCAGCTATGCCCAGGTGACCGCCTCGGACCGCGAACGCTTCAACCGCTTCTTCCACGCCATGCTGGACGAAGGCGTGTACCTGGCACCGTCGGCCTACGAAGCCGGTTTTGTCTCCATCGCCCATACCGACGAAATCATCGAACAGACCATCGCCGCCGCCCGCCGCGCACTGGCGCGCATCTGA
- a CDS encoding YqaA family protein: protein MMDAVWLALGGLAVSAFTSATILPGNSEVVLAAFLYKWPDWLWPALLLATLANSAGSITSLWLGRRAPRKELSPRLEGWFARYGPAVLLLSWVPLIGDALPLAAGWLRLPWLASIVWLTAGKALRYLVLAWGVLAFAHG, encoded by the coding sequence CTGATGGATGCCGTCTGGCTGGCGCTGGGCGGACTGGCGGTATCGGCATTTACCTCGGCCACCATTTTGCCGGGCAATTCGGAAGTGGTGCTGGCGGCCTTCCTCTACAAATGGCCGGACTGGCTGTGGCCAGCTTTGCTGCTGGCTACGCTGGCCAACAGCGCCGGCAGCATCACCAGTCTGTGGCTGGGGCGCCGCGCCCCGCGCAAGGAATTATCACCGAGGCTGGAGGGCTGGTTTGCCCGTTATGGTCCGGCGGTATTGCTGCTGTCCTGGGTGCCGTTGATTGGCGACGCCCTGCCGCTGGCGGCCGGCTGGCTGCGGCTGCCGTGGCTGGCCAGCATTGTCTGGCTGACCGCAGGCAAGGCCCTGCGTTATCTGGTGCTGGCCTGGGGTGTGCTGGCATTTGCCCACGGCTGA
- the cyaY gene encoding iron donor protein CyaY, producing MNESEFLDVTDRIFSRIEDAIDDAGLDADFVTNGNVLEIEFDDGSKIVVNRHAANQELWIAAKSGGYHFAHKDGQWLAVRDGAEFFTTLRTAIGEACGQPGLELDI from the coding sequence ATGAACGAAAGTGAATTTCTGGATGTGACCGATCGTATTTTCAGCCGCATCGAAGATGCCATTGACGACGCCGGTCTGGATGCCGACTTCGTTACCAATGGCAATGTACTGGAAATCGAGTTCGACGATGGCAGCAAGATCGTGGTGAACCGCCATGCCGCCAATCAGGAGCTGTGGATAGCCGCCAAGAGCGGTGGTTATCATTTTGCTCACAAGGACGGCCAGTGGTTGGCGGTACGGGATGGTGCCGAATTCTTTACCACGCTGCGCACCGCCATTGGCGAAGCCTGTGGCCAGCCTGGCCTGGAACTGGACATCTGA
- the lptM gene encoding LPS translocon maturation chaperone LptM, translating into MLRTMLTCLALSLVVTACGYKGNLFLPKQEGAHTHASAPAAQARPAQ; encoded by the coding sequence ATGCTGCGAACCATGCTGACCTGCCTTGCCCTGAGCCTTGTCGTGACTGCCTGTGGCTATAAAGGCAATCTTTTCCTGCCCAAGCAGGAAGGGGCCCATACCCATGCTTCGGCCCCGGCGGCGCAGGCGCGCCCGGCCCAGTAA
- a CDS encoding CYTH domain-containing protein, with protein sequence MGLEIERRFVIANDGWRGLAEGVQYRQGYLSVEKERTVRVRIVGDQAWLTLKGNISDISRHEFEYLIPLADARTIMDAMCPMVVDKLRHRIEFGGFVWEVDEFFGENAGLVLAEIELPAEDTPFAKPDWVGAEVTQDGRYTNAYLSKKPYTSWPQR encoded by the coding sequence ATGGGACTGGAAATCGAACGTCGTTTTGTCATTGCCAATGATGGCTGGCGCGGTCTGGCCGAAGGCGTGCAATACCGCCAGGGCTACCTGTCGGTAGAAAAGGAACGCACGGTGCGGGTGCGTATCGTGGGCGATCAGGCCTGGCTCACCCTCAAGGGCAATATCAGCGACATCAGCCGCCATGAATTCGAATACCTTATTCCGCTGGCCGATGCCCGGACCATCATGGACGCCATGTGCCCGATGGTGGTGGACAAGCTGCGTCACCGTATCGAGTTTGGTGGCTTTGTCTGGGAAGTGGACGAATTCTTTGGCGAAAACGCCGGGCTGGTGCTGGCGGAAATCGAGCTGCCAGCGGAAGACACCCCGTTTGCCAAGCCGGACTGGGTGGGCGCGGAAGTCACCCAAGACGGGCGTTATACCAATGCCTATCTGTCCAAGAAGCCCTACACCAGCTGGCCGCAGCGCTGA
- a CDS encoding CZB domain-containing protein codes for MNLEDALLLHFEMKQELRMAMLEGRQLDCAQIADDCGCELGRWLQEEGRVNCCQYAVFQQLVENHRDFHLEAARVATLINQGQFDAASEALAVGPSHYSRLSSAVGSGIAELRKHLFQQFSH; via the coding sequence ATGAATCTTGAAGATGCCCTGCTGCTGCATTTTGAAATGAAGCAGGAACTGCGCATGGCCATGCTGGAGGGCAGACAGCTGGATTGCGCGCAGATTGCCGATGACTGCGGCTGTGAACTGGGGCGTTGGCTGCAGGAGGAGGGCCGTGTCAATTGCTGTCAGTATGCGGTGTTCCAACAGTTGGTGGAAAACCATCGCGACTTTCATCTGGAAGCAGCGCGGGTGGCCACACTCATCAACCAGGGCCAGTTCGATGCCGCCAGCGAAGCGCTGGCGGTCGGGCCATCACACTACAGCCGCTTGTCGTCTGCCGTGGGCAGCGGCATTGCCGAACTGCGCAAGCACCTGTTCCAGCAGTTCAGCCACTAG
- the rsmA gene encoding 16S rRNA (adenine(1518)-N(6)/adenine(1519)-N(6))-dimethyltransferase RsmA: MSQHIPRKRFGQNFLQDASVIENIVHAVNPQPDDVVIEIGPGLGAITKPLLDRLRHLHVAEIDRDIIARLKKEFPPERLTIHEGDALKFDFGSITDGAFKIVGNLPYNISTPLLFHLASFGQHVTDMHFMLQKEVVDRMLAEPSTTDFGRLTVMLQYRFEMELVLNVPPGAFWPPPKVDSAVVRMIPAPGRCGVAKDERQLEELVTKAFSQRRKTLRNNLKGVLELADFEALGIDPGLRPENLQVEDFVRMANHLAG; the protein is encoded by the coding sequence ATGAGCCAACATATTCCCCGCAAACGCTTTGGCCAGAATTTCCTGCAAGACGCCAGCGTGATTGAAAACATCGTGCATGCGGTGAACCCGCAGCCGGACGATGTAGTGATCGAAATCGGCCCCGGTCTGGGTGCCATTACCAAGCCGCTGCTGGACCGCCTGCGCCACCTGCATGTGGCGGAGATCGACCGCGACATCATTGCCCGGCTGAAAAAGGAATTCCCGCCCGAGCGCCTGACCATCCACGAAGGTGATGCCCTCAAGTTCGATTTCGGCTCCATTACCGATGGCGCGTTCAAGATTGTCGGCAACCTGCCCTACAACATTTCTACCCCGCTACTGTTTCACCTGGCCAGCTTTGGCCAGCACGTTACCGACATGCACTTCATGTTGCAAAAGGAAGTGGTGGACCGCATGCTGGCTGAGCCTTCCACGACAGATTTTGGCCGGCTGACAGTGATGTTGCAGTACCGCTTTGAAATGGAACTGGTGCTCAATGTGCCGCCGGGTGCATTCTGGCCGCCGCCGAAGGTGGATTCCGCCGTGGTGCGCATGATTCCGGCGCCGGGACGCTGTGGTGTGGCCAAGGATGAACGGCAGCTGGAAGAGCTGGTGACCAAGGCCTTTTCGCAGCGGCGCAAGACCTTGCGCAATAATCTGAAGGGCGTGCTGGAACTGGCCGATTTCGAAGCCCTGGGCATAGACCCGGGCCTGCGGCCGGAAAACCTGCAGGTGGAAGACTTTGTGCGTATGGCGAACCACCTCGCTGGTTGA
- a CDS encoding glutamate/aspartate ABC transporter substrate-binding protein: protein MKLCTRLISAATLAALASTPAMAAELTGTLKKIKESGVIVLGNRDASIPFSYYDNNQKPVGYSVDLANKVVEEVKKELKMPNLQVKYNLVTSQTRIPLVQNGTVDLECGSTTNNVERQKQVAFSVGIFEIGTRLLTAKTSGVKDFADLKGKNVVTTAGTTSERLLKAMNADKQMGMNIISAKDHGESFLMLESGRAVAFMMDDALLYGEMAKAKNPAGWVVTGKPQSFEIYGCMLRKDDAAFKKVVDDAIKATYKSGEVNKIYAKWFTSPVPPKGLNLNFPMSEVVKELIAKPTDKAAE, encoded by the coding sequence ATGAAGCTTTGCACCCGTCTCATCTCTGCAGCAACCCTGGCCGCTCTGGCCAGCACCCCGGCCATGGCTGCCGAACTGACCGGCACCCTGAAGAAAATCAAGGAATCCGGCGTCATCGTGCTGGGCAACCGTGATGCATCCATCCCTTTCTCCTACTACGACAATAACCAGAAGCCGGTGGGCTACTCGGTAGACCTGGCCAACAAGGTTGTCGAAGAAGTGAAGAAAGAGCTGAAAATGCCGAACCTGCAGGTCAAGTACAATCTGGTGACCTCGCAAACCCGTATTCCGCTGGTACAGAACGGTACTGTCGATCTGGAGTGTGGTTCCACCACCAATAACGTAGAGCGCCAGAAGCAAGTGGCTTTCTCGGTGGGCATTTTTGAAATCGGCACCCGTCTGCTGACTGCCAAGACTTCCGGCGTGAAAGACTTTGCCGACCTCAAGGGCAAGAACGTGGTCACCACCGCCGGTACCACCTCCGAGCGCCTGCTCAAGGCCATGAATGCCGACAAGCAGATGGGCATGAATATCATTTCTGCCAAGGACCATGGCGAATCCTTCCTGATGCTGGAATCCGGCCGCGCCGTCGCCTTCATGATGGACGACGCCCTGCTGTACGGTGAAATGGCCAAGGCCAAGAACCCGGCGGGCTGGGTGGTGACCGGCAAGCCGCAGTCCTTCGAAATCTACGGCTGCATGCTGCGCAAGGACGACGCTGCCTTCAAGAAGGTGGTGGACGATGCCATCAAGGCCACCTACAAGTCCGGCGAAGTAAACAAGATTTACGCCAAGTGGTTCACCAGCCCGGTTCCGCCCAAGGGCCTGAACCTGAACTTCCCGATGTCCGAAGTGGTGAAGGAACTGATCGCCAAGCCGACCGACAAGGCCGCCGAATAA
- a CDS encoding CopD family protein: MESELAYLYLKAFHIIFVTSWFAGLFYLPRIFVNLAMAAPGAEYDRLLLMARKLYRFTTPLAVLALALGLVLWLGFGIAGGWLHAKLTLVALLIAYHLYCGKLYRDFVAGANRHSHVWYRYFNEIPVLALCAVVILVVVKPF, from the coding sequence ATGGAGTCTGAATTGGCTTACCTGTATCTGAAGGCTTTTCACATCATTTTTGTCACCTCGTGGTTTGCCGGGCTGTTTTATTTGCCGCGCATCTTCGTCAACCTGGCCATGGCCGCGCCGGGCGCCGAGTACGACCGCCTGCTGCTGATGGCGCGCAAGCTCTACCGCTTCACCACGCCGCTGGCGGTGCTGGCGCTGGCGCTGGGCCTGGTGCTGTGGCTGGGCTTTGGCATTGCCGGTGGCTGGCTGCATGCCAAGCTCACCCTGGTGGCACTGCTGATTGCCTACCACCTGTATTGCGGCAAGCTGTACCGCGATTTTGTTGCCGGTGCCAATCGCCACAGCCATGTGTGGTACCGCTATTTCAATGAAATTCCGGTGCTGGCGCTGTGCGCGGTGGTGATTCTGGTGGTGGTGAAGCCGTTTTGA